One window of Entelurus aequoreus isolate RoL-2023_Sb linkage group LG06, RoL_Eaeq_v1.1, whole genome shotgun sequence genomic DNA carries:
- the LOC133652197 gene encoding LOW QUALITY PROTEIN: rho-related BTB domain-containing protein 2-like (The sequence of the model RefSeq protein was modified relative to this genomic sequence to represent the inferred CDS: inserted 1 base in 1 codon) — protein sequence MDYERPNVETIKCVVVGDNAVGKTRLICARACNATLTQYQLLATHVPTVWAIDQYRVCQEVLERSRDVVDDVSVSLRLWDTFGDHHKDRRFAYGRSDVVVLCFSIANPNSLYHVKTMWYPEIKHFCPRAPVILVGCQLDLRYADLEAVNRARRPLARPIKSNEILPPERGREVAKELGVPYYETSVVAQFGVKDVFDNAIRAALISRRHLQFWKSHLRNVQRPLLQAPFLPPKPPPPIITVPPPPTTTEEHPAGLLEDPHCADVILVLQERQKIFAHKIYLSTSSSKFYDLFNMDTQNEETERPPRGPLSGRELLMRAASFDVCESSDEGDRANLRACTSDGTLKDSQGGRRGRLLSSWSRAFVSIQEELVDDPITYSPRPMTVVHMDQSMQLGPFRAVLRYLYTGQLDEKEKELMHIAHIAELLEVFDLRMMVANILNNEAFMNQEITKAFHVRRTNRVKECLAKGTFSDVVFKLDDGTIMAHKPLLISSCDWMAAMFGGPFVESCTKEVLFPNTTRSCMRAVLEYLYTGRFCSRSDLDAMELIVLANRLCLPHLVALTELYTVTVLTEAAMMGADIDGDVLVYLDMAQFHGAQQLTGWCLHHICTNYNSVCRKFXRDMKAKSAENQDYFEKHRWPPVWYLKEDDHYKRARKERDKEDYLYQRRQCKRKWLFWNLPSSPNSNSSSSGSSAVI from the exons ATGGACTATGAGAGGCCAAACGTTGAAACCATCAAGTGCGTGGTGGTGGGAGACAATGCCGTGGGGAAGACACGCCTCATCTGCGCCAGGGCCTGCAACGCCACGCTCACACAGTACCAGCTGCTGGCCACACACGTGCCCACGGTCTGGGCCATAGACCAGTACAGAGTCTGTCAGGAG GTTTTGGAACGCTCCAGAGACGTGGTGGACGATGTCAGTGTGTCCCTTCGTCTCTGGGACACCTTTGGAGACCACCACAAGGACAGACGTTTTGCATACGGCAG GTCTGACGTGGTGGTGTTGTGCTTCTCCATTGCCAACCCCAACTCTCTGTACCACGTGAAGACCATGTGGTACCCTGAGATCAAACACTTCTGCCCCCGGGCGCCCGTCATCCTGGTGGGATGTCAGCTGGACCTACGCTACGCTGACCTGGAGGCAGTGAACAGGGCGCGCAGGCCGCTCGCTCG GCCCATTAAGTCCAACGAGATCCTTCCCCCGGAGCGAGGACGGGAAGTGGCCAAAGAGTTGGGAGTGCCGTATTATGAAACCAGTGTTGTCGCTCAGTTTGGAGTCAAGGACGTCTTTGACAACGCCATCCGAGCTGCGCTCATCTCGCGCCGCCACCTGCAGTTTTGGAAATCTCACCTGAGAAATGTGCAGAGGCCTCTTCTTCAGGCCCCCTTTCTTCCGCCAAAACCCCCGCCACCCATAATCACTGTGCCGCCTCCCCCGACCACCACCGAGGAGCATCCAGCCGGTCTTCTGGAGGACCCCCACTGTGCCGATGTCATTCTGGTGCTCCAGGAACGGCAGAAAATCTTTGCGCACAAAATCTACTTATCCACGTCCTCCTCCAAGTTCTACGACCTCTTCAACATGGACACGCAAAACGAGGAGACGGAGAGACCGCCTCGCGGTCCTCTCTCAGGCCGAGAGCTGCTGATGCGCGCCGCCAGCTTTGACGTGTGCGAGAGCAGCGACGAGGGGGACCGGGCCAACCTGAGGGCCTGCACCAGTGACGGCACCCTGAAAGACTCGCAGGGCGGACGGCGGGGACGCCTGCTGTCCTCCTGGAGTCGGGCATTCGTCAGCATCCAGGAGGAGCTGGTGGACGACCCCATCACGTACAGTCCCAGGCCCATGACCGTGGTGCACATGGACCAGTCCATGCAGCTGGGACCTTTCCGAGCGGTGCTGCGCTACCTGTACACGGGCCAGCTGGACGAGAAGGAGAAGGAGCTCATGCACATCGCACACATCGCAGAGCTGCTGGAGGTGTTCGACCTGCGCATGATGGTGGCCAACATCCTCAACAACGAAGCCTTCATGAACCAAGAAATCACCAAAGCCTTCCACGTGCGCCGCACCAACCGAGTCAAGGAGTGCTTGGCCAAAGGAACCTTTTCTG ATGTGGTCTTCAAGTTAGACGATGGAACCATCATGGCCCACAAGCCTCTGCTCATCTCCAGCTGTGACTGGATGGCGGCCATGTTTGGCGGACCCTTTGTGGAGAGTTGCACCAAAGAG GTGCTGTTCCCTAACACCACCCGCAGCTGTATGAGGGCCGTGCTGGAGTATCTCTACACAGGGCGCTTCTGTTCTCGCTCAGACCTGGATGCAATGGAGCTTATAGTTCTTGCCAATCGTCTGTGCCTGCCCCACTTGGTTGCACTGACAG AGCTCTACACAGTGACGGTACTCACAGAGGCAGCCATGATGGGGGCTGACATCGACGGTGATGTTCTGGTCTATCTTGACATGGCCCAG TTCCACGGGGCCCAGCAGCTCACTGGCTGGTGCCTTCACCACATCTGCACCAACTACAACAGTGTTTGCCGCAAGT CCAGAGACATGAAGGCCAAGTCAGCAG AGAACCAGGACTACTTTGAGAAACACCGCTGGCCACCAGTGTGGTACCTGAAGGAGGACGACCACTACAAAAGAGCACGGAAAGAGCGTGACAAGGAGGACTATCTGTACCAGAGGCGCCAGTGTAAACGCAAGTGGCTCTTCTGGAACCTTCCCTCATCCCCCAACTCTAACTCCTCTTCTTCCGGCTCGTCTGCTGTCATCTGA